The genomic interval ATTTTAGAAATGTTAGGATTATGTTTAGATAAATTATATGTAAAAAAAATTTTTTGAATGAATTTTTATTCTAAATAATAAAAAAAAATTTGAATCAAATTCAACTTTATATTTATATCATATTGTTCATTTTTTCTATCTCTATTTTTTACGGAAAAGAAAATGATGATATAATACATCATAAAAATAAAAATGATTTCTTTTTTTTGAAAGATGTTTTAAAATACAAATCAAATATACAAGAACATGATATAAAAAAAGGAAAATCATATTTAAGAGGACGAGCTACTATAGAATATGATAATTCAAAAATTGAAGCGGATTATATAGAATTAGATTGGAAAAATGGAAATTTATACGCAAACTCAAAAGAAAAATCTGTTTTTTTACAAAATAAAAATCACCAATATTTTTTTAGTAAAATTCATTTTGATTTAAAAAATAAAATAGGAGAAGCAAAAAATTTTTATACAAAAGAAGAAAATCATATTGTGATAGCTGATGATATTTTTCAAAAAAAAGAAGATATATTAATGAAAAAAGTAACATACATATCAGATCCTTTTTTTTTAAAAAATAAAGATAATTTTCCTGATTTTTATTTAAAAACAGATTATTTAAAATATTCTTATTCAAAAAAATATATTCTTTCTGGACCAATTTTTTTTTATTGGTACAGAGTTCCATTGCCTATTTTTTTTCCTTTTTTGTATATGCCTATAAAATTTAATAAAGCATATTATAGTATTATATATCCAAAATTCGGAATTCAAAAAAAAAGAATTTACATGGAAGATCTGGGGTTATTTTTTCCCATTTCTGATTTATTAAATTTTAGGATAAATACTTCTATATATAATACTGAACAATGGAAAATTAAAACAAAAATAGAATATAAATTAAAAGCGGATCATTATGGATTTATCAATTTTGATTATCAAAATATGTCCAATCAACATAAAAATTATTTATTTCAATGGAAACATAATTCAGATTTGAAATCAAATCCAAAAATAAATTTCAATGCAAGTATTAATTATGATAATATTTTTTTACATAATGAAAATTTTTCTTATATCAATATAAGAAAAAAGTTATCTAATTATTTATGGTTTATGGATATTTATATGATTCAAAATCATGAGAAAAAAGAAATAAAATTTATAATTCCAGAATTAATTTTACATACAAAAAATATACTATTTCATGATAAAAAAAATTTATTTTTAAATCATATAAACATTGAAAATGAATTTCATTTTCAAAATTATATAGATTATCAAAAAACAAAGTATTTTCATGCTGAATTTAATCACAATATGAGCATGACTGCTTATTTTCCTTTTTTTTATCCTTATTTAAGAATTTCATCTAAAATTTTATATAAGGATTTTTATGCATGGGATTTTCCTTATTTTCATATTTCAAGTCTTCAAGAAATGGATGTTTCAACAAACATTCTCTCTATTCCGTTTTATAAAATATGGAAATTAAAAGATACTTTACTATTAAAACATGAAATAAAACCGATTCTATCTTTTCATATGATATATTTTTCTCCTGTTTTTTATAACGCAAAAAATCATTTAAAAAAAAGAATAAATTTTATTTTAAATGACAATTGGATAATAAAAAATACACGGAATTGTATGGGGGTTTGTAAACAAATAGAAATTTTCAAAGAAATTAATTCCTCATTTATTGTTGATCATAATTTTATAAAATGGGAGAATTTTCATATTATGGGAAATACTGGTTTAACAAAAAATTTGGAAGCAAAATATAAAGTGGGAATAAATTTTTTGGAAAAAAAACACAAAATGATATATTTTGATTTTTCTTTTTCTTCTAATTATGACATTACTTTTTTTCCTATAAAAAATAAATTTCAAAAAAAAGGAAAAAATCGTTATGATTACTTTTTTTTTGATCAAAAAAATTATGCTAAATACCCAATTCCGTTTAATTTAAAAATTGACTTTCATTCCAATTATGAAAATTTTTTAGATAAAAAGAAATTATTTTATACTTTTTTAAGTTTTAATGGGTCTGTAAATATTACGAAATATTGGAAAATTAGTTTTCATACAGATTACGATTTATTAAAAAATAAAATAATATTAGCAAATATTATTTTTGGTAGGGATTTAAGAAGCTTTGAAATGAGTTTTAATTGGAATATCGTAAAAAATTCTTCCTGGTATTTTTTCATAGGATTGAAAGACCCTTATTTAAAAAATATCATACAGTATAATGAAAAAAACTAATTATTAATTAAAAATTATGATACCAAAAAAATTTTCAATAGAAAAGATCCCATCTTATGGACCATATAATACATGTGTTCTTGTTGGAGGTTTTTTATTCGTTTCCGGACAAATAGCTATAGATCGAAATACAGAAAAATTAGTTTCAGATAACATAGAAATAGAAACAAGAAAAGTTATGGAGAATATAAAAATTATTCTTTCAGAAAATGGAATAGGATTTAAAAATGTAATCAAAACTTCTGTTTTTGTAACAGATATGAATTTTTTTCCAAAAATAAATAATGTATATTCTAAGTTTTTTCATGAAGGAGATTATCCAGCGAGAGAAACTATACAAGTTTCTGGTCTTCCTAAGAACGCCAATGTTGAAATATCTTTAATAGCATATAAAAATTAATTATTTATTATAATCAATTGTGAAATATGAATTTTTAATTTTTGTTATTTTTTTATTATTCTCATTAAACAAAACATTTTCTAATTCCGATGAATTATTTTTGAATAAAACAAAAGGAGTTATACAAATAATTCATGCAGATATAATACAAAACAATAATAATAATCAAATTTTCGTTTTAATAGGAAACGTTCATTTAAAATATGAAAAGTATCATATTTTCTGTGATCAGGTTAGATATCACAAAAAAAAGAATAAATTTTATGGACATGGGAATGTCAGACTAGAATCAGAAAAAAATAAAATAATCTCTCAAAACATAGTCGGAAATTTTTTTGATTTTCAATTATCAGGAAATGTAATTTTATATCAGGATAAAATAAAATTAACAGCAGATGTAATGAATTTTAATTTTAAAAGAAAGCAGCTTCAAGCTATAAACGATGTTGTTCTGTTTTTTAATAAAATTAAATTAAAAACTAATATATTAGAATATAATTTTATACTAAACCAAGTTTTTTACAAAAAAAAAAGTATTATTTATTATGGAGATTATACCATATGTAGTCAAGAGGGTTTTTTTTACATTAATGAAAAAAAAATAGAGTTAAAAGATAAAATAAAATTGATTAGTAAAAATTATACTGTATATGCTAATACGTTAGAATATCTGTTCAAACAAGAACAGATCAATTTTTGTACTGCCATCATAATGCAAAATAAAAATACAAATTTTAATAATTTTATTTACACTAAAAAGGCAGTATTTTCAATTCAAAAAAAAATTTTTTTATTTAAAAATTATGTAAGTATTCATTATAATGGTAAAATTGTGAGAGGGAAATATTTGTTTTTCGATCAGAAAAAAAAATGTGGATTTATTCAAAATATTTTTATAGAAAATTCAAAAAATAGATGTTTTTTGATAAGCGGATATGGAAAATTTGATTTTCATTCTGGTTCTTTAATTTTAGAAAAAAATCCTAAAATTATAAAAATGACAAAAACCGATCCAGTTTTTCTTTATTCAAATATTTTAAAAATAAGTGTGAAAAAAAATAACGGATATTCAATTCAAGCTTTTTCTGTTAAAAGTTTTTTTTTGAATGAAAATATTCAAGGAAAATGCGATTTTTTCAATTATGAATCTTCAAATGATTATATACAATTTGATGGAAATCCCATATTTTGGAATAAAAATCAACAAATTTCTGGAAAAATTATATATGTTTATTTTCGAAATAATAATTCTTTAAAATGTGTAAAAATTGTAAAAAATGCTTTTTACACAGAAAAAATGAACTCAGAAAAATTTAATCAGATAGAAGGAGATGTTATGATTGGCTTTTTTAATAAAAAAAATTATTTAGAAGAAGTGATGATTCAAGGAAATATTAATAGTATTATTTATCCTGATCCTGATCAAAAAATAATTAATAGGTTATCTTGTGAGATTTTATCAATATATTTAGATCAATCAAAAAAAATAGAAAAAATTTCTTGTACAAAAGGAGCACGTTCAGAATTGATTCCAATACACAAAGAAAGTCCTAAGGGGTTGCTTTATCTTTCTAAGTTTTTTTGGAAAGAAAAAGAGAAACCAAATAAAAAACTTTTTATGTATCAAGAAATATACAAATATAAAAAAGAAAGCTTGCTAGAAGAAAAAGAAATTAAAGCTATGATAAAAAACAAATAGAATAAAATTCTTATGAAAAAATTAGAAAAAGATTTTTTTCAATATCAAACTCAAATCAATCCATATCCTATGAATATTATGGTAAATTATGCTGAAGGTAGTTATATTTATGGAATAAATGGAAAAAAATATCTAGATTTTGTAGCAGGTGTTTCCGTAAATGTATTGGGGCATGGAAATAAAAAAATAAAAGAAGCTATAAAAAAACAAGTAAATAAATATTTACATACTATGGTATATGGAGAGTTTATACAAACTCCTTGTATAAAGCTTTGCAAAAAAATATCAGAAAATATTCCACATCCACTTACTACTACTTATTTAGTTAATTCGGGAACAGAAGCAGTAGAAGGAGCTTTAAAATTAGCTAAATGTTATACGGGAAGAGAAGAAATTATATCCTGTAGATATTCTTATCATGGAAGCACTCATGGTTCTATGAGTATTATGGGATATGAAAATTATAAAAGACCTTTTAGACCTTTGTTGCCTTTAGTTAAATTTATCACATTTAATCATATAGAAGAATTAATTAATTCTATTACAGAAAAAACTGCTTGTGTAATTTTAGAAACTATTCAATGTTCTTCTGGAATTATATTACCTGATAATTTTTTTTTGAAAGAAGTAAGAAAACAGTGTGATAAAAAAAAAGCTTTAATGATACTTGATGAAATTCAAACTGGATTTGGAAGAACAGGGAAACTTTTTGCATTCGAGCATTATGAAATTGTTCCTGATATCCTAATAATGGGAAAAGGAATGGGGGGAGGAATGCCTATCAGTGGTTTTGTCTCATCCAAAAAAATTATGAAAACTTTTATTGAGATTGCTCCTTTAGGACATTTAACTACTTTTGGAGGAAATGCTGTTTCAGCTTCTGCTTCTTTAGCTACTTTAAATCAACTAATCAATTCCAATATTATGGAAAAAGTCCCAATGAAAGAGAAGTGGATTAGGGAATGTTTGATTCATCATGAAATCAAGAATATTCATGGTAAAGGTCTTTTTTTATCTTTTGAATTAAAAAATAAAGATACAGTGGAAAAATTTTTCAAAAATTGTATAAAAAAAGGATTAATATTATTTCGTTTTCTATTTCATAGTAATTTTGTACGTATATCTCCTCCATTGACTATCACAAAAAAGGAAATTCAAAAAGGATGCTCTATTATTATTGAAAGTTTAAATCAACTTTAAAAAAATAATGTAATTGAGATTTTTTATTGAATTAGCTTATAATGGTAAATATTTTTTTGGATGGCAAATTCAAAAAAAAGTAAGTACAGTAGAAGAAAAATTAGAATATTGTTTATCAAAATTATTAAAAACGTCTATAAATGTTGTAGGCGCTAGTAGAACGGATAAAGGTGTTCATGCTAAACAAATGTTTGCTCATTTTGATTATGAAGAAAAAATCGAAAATAATTTTGTAGATAGATTAAATATTTTTTTACCTAACTCGATTAGAGTCTTCAATATTTTTCCAGTAAAAAAAAATCTTCATGCAAGATTTGATGCTATAAAACGAACATATAAGTATTATTTAACACAAGAAAAAAACCCATTCAATCAAGATTTCTCTTGGTACTGCTTTTATCCGATAAATATTCAAAAAATGAATATTGCTTCAAAAAAGCTTGTAGAATATAAGGATTTTAGTTCCTTTTGTAAAAAAAAAAGAACTAATGAAAATGCAAATAATATATGTCAAATTTATCATGCTTATTGGTCCGAGGATAATAATGTTTTATGTTTTACTATTGAAGCTAATCGATTTTTAAGATCTATGGTTAGGTCGATTATAGGTACCCTGATTGATGTAGGGAGAAACAAAATTAGTATCGATGAATTTACAAAGATTATAGAATTAAAAAATTCTAATTTTTGCAAATTGATAGTTCCTGCATGTGGTTTATTTCTGACTCAGATTCTTTATCCAGAAGATATTTTTTTATGAAAGAAAATTTGAAGAAAAAAAAATCCTCTTTAAAACAGTTGATTATAATTAGTTTAAATTATAAATTGATATTAATATTAACAATTATTACTTCTATATTAATTTCTTTTATTTCTGCTTATCGCCCTAAATTAATACAAAAGGCTATAGATATTCATATTCTTTATAAAGATTTTTTAGGATTAAAAAATATATTGATGTTAATAATTATACTTCTTTTTTTAGAAAGTATATTTCATTTTATTTTATTATATCTATCTAATGTATTAGCTCAAAATGTAATTGAAAGAATAAGAATTCTTTTATTTGATAAATTATTGCATTTTAAAAATTCTTTTTTTAATAAAACTCCAATAGGAAAATTAGTATCTTATTCTATATCAGATATAGAAACGATAACTGTCATATTTAATGATGGAATTTTACTTGTTTCTGGAGATGTTTTAAGGATTATTATGATTATTATTATGATGTACACAGTTCATCAAAAACTATCTTTTATAGTTTTTCTAACTATTCCTTTTATGTATATCATAACTCGTTTTTTTCAAAAAACGTTAAAAAAAACGTTTCATGAAGAACGGATTCAAACCTCACGTTTGAATAGTTTTTTACAAGAAAACATCATAGGAATGTCTATTATTCAGCTTTTTCATAAGGAAAAAAAGGAATATTCAAAGTTTGAGTCTATTAATCGTAATTTAATGAATGCTCATTTTAAAACTATTTTTTATTTTTCTATCTTTTTTCCTATAGTAGAAATAATTTCTGCAATAACAATAAGTATCATCATATTTTATGGAGGATTTCATGCTATTGAAGTAGGGAACGTTAAACCAGGACAAATTATCGCTTTTATTTTTTTCATTTATCTTCTTTTTCGTCCCATGCGACAAATAGCTGATAGATTTAATATTATACAAAGAGGAATTGCTGGAATAGAACGTATATTTTCTATATTAAATTCTGAAGAAATCATTATTAATAGAGGAAATTTTCGTTTTGAAAAATTAAAAGGACATATTGTATTTAATAATGTTTATTTTTCTTATATAGATGATGAAATGGTATTAAATGGAGTATCTTTTGATATTCAACCAGGAGAAAAAGTTGCTATAGTAGGATCAACAGGTTCGGGGAAATCTACGATTACTCATTTGATATCTAGATTATATGAAATAAAAAAAGGAAATATTTGGATCGATGGACATTCTATTCAAGATATAGAATTGAAAAATTTAAGATCTCATATAAGAGTAGTAACACAAGACACTTTTTTATTTAATGATTCAATTATTAATAATATTACTTTAGGGGATCCATCTATTAGTGTTGATAAAGTAGAAAATATGGCAAAAAAAATAGGAATACATAATTTTATTACATCATTACCTAATGGATACAAATCTATTGTAAAAGAAAGAGGTAATTTACTTTCTCTTGGGGAAAAACAATTGATTTCTTTTTTAAGAGTACAAATGCATCCTTATTCTGTTCTTATATTAGATGAAGCGACTGCATCTTTGAATAAAGAATTAGAAAAAATGATTTATCATGCTACAGATCTTTTAACTAAACATAAAACTTCGATTATCATTACTCATCGTCTTTCCACATTAGAAAATGCTGATAAAATATTAGCGATTGATAAAGGATACATTGTAGAAAAAGGAACTCATAAAGAATTAATTCAATTAAATGGATACTATGCTGGATTATATAAAGAATCTTTTAGCAAAAAAAATTAACAATTATATTTTAAATAATAAGTTTTTTTTAAAATTTCTTTTGCCCAATTTATTATTTTGTCTTTTTTTTTGAAATTTATTACAAAGTCTTTTAATGTACTGTAGTCTTTTTCAAAAGACGCTGATTTAGATGGAATTTCATCCAATAATTTGATTATGATAAATGCTTCTTTTCCGTTTATAATTTCCTTATAAGGATTAGTCATTTTTCCTCTTTTTAAAAAAAGGAACGTTTTTTTCATATTTTTTGATAGTTTATTTTCTTCTATCCAAATACGCTTCTGGATCATTACATCAACTATTTTATTTTTATTCAATAAATTAGGTATTTTATCTAAATCTATTTTATTATTAAAAAAACGTTTTTTAAAGGATTCTGCAAATAATTTTGTTTTATGTAATTCATATTTTGAATATTTAGGTTTTATTAAAATGTGTCTAAAATCAATCTCATCTTTTTTTCTTTTTTCTAGTTTAATAAGATGAAAACCTAAATCCGTTTCAAACGGTTCAGATATTTCTCCTTCTTTTAAAGCAAGGACTAAATGTCTAAATTTTTGTGGAAGATTATTTATCTTTATCCCCTTTATATTTATAAAACCTCCCTTTAATGCTGAAGAATCATCTTCAGAAAATAAAATAGCTTTAGTGGAAAAATCAGTATCAGAATGTATTTCTTTTTTTATTTTATTTAAAAAATCAATTATTTTTTTTTTGTTAATATCACTTAATTTTGGATAGAATATTATATAAGAAATACATATCTTTTTCGGAAAAATAGGGATTTTATTCTGTTTAAAAAAATATTTAACTTCTTCAGGAGAAGTTTCCACATCATCCGTTATTTTTTTATAAAATATTTCTGTATACTGTTTGTTTTTAATTTTTTCAGTTAATTCTTTTAAGAAATCCTTATTTTCAAGTTGTGTTAAAAATTCTTCTTGATTTACATATTTTTCCCTCATTTCTGATAGAAATGCTTGAGTTTTCAATTCTAATTCTTGATCGTTGATTTGTATACTTTCATCTTTTTTAGCATAATAAAGCATTAATTTCTGAATTATAAAATTATTTAAACCATCAGTATTGCAAAACGATTTTTTATCATCACTATTCTTTATATCAGAATCTAAAATAATATCGTTTCCTATGACTGCAAAAATCCCACTTATCTTTTCTAAATCAGAAGAATTAGAATAAGAAAAATAACTACATATAAATGCAATAAAAAAACATTTTATAATAAAATTATTCATCACATACAAATATTCATATTTTTTTCTTTTTTTCAAAAAAAATCATTGATTTATGACTTTGGAAGCCAAAAATATATGTAAAAAGTATAAAAATAAACATATTATAAATAATATTTCAATTCAATTGAACAAAGGAGAAATAGTAGGATTAATAGGTCCTAATGGTGCAGGAAAAACAACTTCTTTTTATATTATGGTCGGTTTAATTAAACCAGACAAAGGAAAAATATTTCTTTTCAATCAGGATATTACATCAAAACCAATGTATAAACGTTCAAAAAAAGGAATTGGTTATTTATCTCAAGAACCATCTATATTTAGGAAACTATCTGTGGAAGATAATATTTTATGCATATTAGAAATGTATAAAATATCAAATCAAGAGAGAAAAAAAATAGTAGAAAAATTAATTGAAGAATTAGGATTGCAAAAAATACGAAATCATCGAGGAGATCTTATTTCTGGAGGAGAACGAAGACGAACCGAAATTGCTAGATGTTTAGCTATAAATCCTAAATTTATTCTTTTAGATGAACCTTTTTCTGGAATCGATCCAATTTCTATAGAAGAATTACAAAAAATAATTCTTTCTCTTAAAAAAAAAAATATAGGTATATTAATTACAGATCATAATGTACAAGAAGTTTTTACAATAACAGATCGTATTTATTTAATATTTAATGGAAAAATCATGAAATGTGGGTCCACTACAGAAATTATGCAAGATTCTGTAGTAAGAAAAATTTATTTAGGAAATAGAATTATAAATTTTAAAAAGAAATGAATCACAGGTTTCATGGTCCTGAAGTGGGATTATTTCTAAATGGAGAAATTCCTCCTTTTTCAGGAAAAAAATTTCTTTCTTATAAAAAAATATTTGCAGCAGATGGGGCTTTTTATTATTTAAGTGCATTTGGAATTTCAGTAGATTATATAATTGGTGATTTTGATTCTATTTCAAAAAATGATATCCCTATAGAAACTCGTTTATTGAATGCTTGTGATCAAAAATATACTGATTTTGATAAAGCTTTAAATATCATTTATCATAAAGGATTTTTTAATATAAATGTTTGGGGTGCAAGTGGAATGGAACAAGATCATTTTTTAGGAAATTTATCTATAGCTTTAAAATATAAAAAAAAGTTATCTATCATGTTTCATGATAAATATCACTGCTATTTTTTTTCTGATAAAAAAACTTCTTTTTATCAGAAAAAAAATAAAAAAGTATCTTTATTTCCATTTCCTAAAGTAGAAGGATTGTCCACTTGTGGACTAAAATATTTTATAGATAAAGGATCATTACAAATAGGAAAAAATATAGGGATCAGAAATGAAGCCTTTAATCATAAAATAGAAATCAATTATAAAAAAGGAGAATTATTGATCTTTATAGAAAAATAAAATTTTGTATTTGTAAAAAATTAATCATTAAACTTTTTAAGTTTATTGATCATGTTTTTTACATGATCTGCAGATTTTATTAAAAGATCATTTTCTTTACGATTTAATTGCAATTCTATAATTTTTTCTATTCCAGATTTTCCTATAATAGATGGAACTCCCAAATATATATTTTTTAATCCATATTGTCCTCTTAAAAAAACAGAACATGGAAAAATTCGCTTAGAATCCTTTAAAATAGACTCCGCTATTTTTATTACAGATGCACTGGGGGCCATCCAAGCAGATGTTCCTAACAAATCAACTATTTCTTCTCCTCCTTTTTTTGTTTTTTCAACAATTGCATCATTTTCTTCTTCTGATAAAAATTCTTTAATAGGAATACCTGATACAGATGTATATCTATATAAAGGAACCATTGTATCCCCATGTCCTCCTAACAATAAAGATTGTATATCAATAGGAGAAATATTTAGTCTTTTTGATAAAAAAAAACGATATCTGGTAGAATCCAATATTCCAGCCATACCAATGACACGGGAAGAATCTATCTTTGCCGTCATATAACTTACATACGCCATAACATCTAATGGATTAGATACTATAATGAATTTAGCTTTTGGAGAGAAAAAAATAGATTTTTTAGTTACAGAACGGATAATTTCTGCGTTAGTCTGAATAAGATCGTCTCTACTCATTCCAGGTTTTCTAGGAATTCCAGAAGTAATAATGATAATTTCTGAATTTTTTGATTTAGAATAATCATTAGTTGTTCCAATAACTTTAGTATTTGATTCCGTCATAGGAAGCATTTGAGATATATCTAAGCTTTTTCCTTCTGAAAGTTTTTCTCTAATATCTAACAAAACAATTTTTCGGACTATATTTTTTTGAGCTAATAAACTAGCGCAAGAAGCTCCTACATTCCCCGCTCCAATAATAGTTACTTTCATTTTATTTTTTTATTTATTTAATGATAAGCTTATTTTTTACCTAAATTTGTAATAAATATTAAATATAAACACAATTTTTTTATTATAATGAAAGAGGATTACGTTAGAAGAAAAAAATTCTATTTTAGACATATAGGGCCATCCTATCGTGAAATTGATAACATGTTGAAAAAATTACAATGTTCTTCTATTAAGGATTTTGTAAATAAAACGGTACCCAAAGAAATACGTTTAAAAAGAAAATTAAATCTTCCCAACTCTATTTCTGAATATCAATATTTAAATCACATTTACAGAATAGGTAAAAAAAATAAAATTTATCGTTCTTATATAGGATTAGGATATAAAAATACTATAACTCCAAGTGTAATTCAAAGAAATATTTTGGAAAATCCTAGTTGGTACACGCCATATACTCCTTATCAATCAGAAATATCTCAAGGGCGTTTAGAAGCTTTAATTAATTTTCAAACTATGATTTCAGATTTAACCGGAATGAAAATTAGTAACGCTTCGATGTTAGATGAATCTACAGCAGCAGCTGATGCTATGTTCATGATTTTTCAAGAAAAAATAAAAAAAAAACAAATAGATAATAACTATTGTTTTTTTATTTCAGATGAAATTCTTCCACAAACTTTTGCTGTTTTAAAAACAAGATGTTTTGGGTTGGGAATACATATCATAAATGATACTCATAAAAATTTAAAAAGGAAATATAATAATAAAAAAATATTTGGATTGATAATATCTTATCCTTCTATTCTAGGAGAAATATATGATTATCGGGAAACAGTTGAATACGCAAAACGTCACAATATATCAATAATTGTTTCTACGGATCTTTTATCTTTATCTTTGTTAAAACCGCCTGGAGAATGGGGTGCTGATGTAGTTATCGGATCCAGTCAATCTTTTGGAATCCCTATGGGATATGGTGGTCCTCATGCTGCTTTTTTTTCCACTCATGAACAATATAAACGTTTTCTTCCTGGAAGAATTATCGGAATGTCTGTAGATAAAAAAAACAAAAAAGCTTTTCGTATGGCTTTACAAACAAGAGAACAACATATCAAAAGAGAAAAAGCCACTTCCAATATTTGTACATCGCAAGTCCTTCCTGCTGTAATGGCCTCTATGTATGCTTTATATCATGGAAAAAAAGGATTAATAGAAATAGCAAAATCTATTCATGAGTATGCTAAAAAATTGGAATTTTTATTGATTAATAATATCAATCATCTTTTTCAAGTGAATACTTTTTATTTTGATACTCTTAGAATTAAAACAGATCATATAAATACATTAAAAAAAGTGGCGGAACGTAAAAAAACTAATTTTAGATATGTAGATGAAAATCATTTAACTATTACTTTAGATGAAACAACCTGTCAAGAAGATATAAATCATATTCTATCAATTTTTCATGAATCATATAATAAAGATAAAAAAACGTATAAAAAAATAAAATACCATACGAGTATTCATGATAATGAGAAATATAAATTTCCAAATTTTTTTAAAAGAACTTCTAATTTTTTAGAACATAAAATTTTTCAAAGTTTTTATTCAGAAAATGAGCTGATGCGTTATATAAAGAGATTGGAAAAAAAAGATATTTCCTTGGTTCATTCCATGATTCCACTTGGATCATGTACCATGAAACTAAATGCTTCTGCGGAATTATTTTCTTTAAGTCAACACGAATGGAAAAATATACATCCTTTTGTCCCTAAAAAACAAGCAATGGGATATCATATTATTATTCGGAATTTAAAAAAATATTTGAAAGAAATTACTGGGTTTTCTGGTGTTTCTTTACAACCCAATTCAGGGGCTCAAGGAGAATATGCTGGACTTATGGTTATAAAACATTA from Blattabacterium cuenoti carries:
- a CDS encoding OstA-like protein yields the protein MNKTKGVIQIIHADIIQNNNNNQIFVLIGNVHLKYEKYHIFCDQVRYHKKKNKFYGHGNVRLESEKNKIISQNIVGNFFDFQLSGNVILYQDKIKLTADVMNFNFKRKQLQAINDVVLFFNKIKLKTNILEYNFILNQVFYKKKSIIYYGDYTICSQEGFFYINEKKIELKDKIKLISKNYTVYANTLEYLFKQEQINFCTAIIMQNKNTNFNNFIYTKKAVFSIQKKIFLFKNYVSIHYNGKIVRGKYLFFDQKKKCGFIQNIFIENSKNRCFLISGYGKFDFHSGSLILEKNPKIIKMTKTDPVFLYSNILKISVKKNNGYSIQAFSVKSFFLNENIQGKCDFFNYESSNDYIQFDGNPIFWNKNQQISGKIIYVYFRNNNSLKCVKIVKNAFYTEKMNSEKFNQIEGDVMIGFFNKKNYLEEVMIQGNINSIIYPDPDQKIINRLSCEILSIYLDQSKKIEKISCTKGARSELIPIHKESPKGLLYLSKFFWKEKEKPNKKLFMYQEIYKYKKESLLEEKEIKAMIKNK
- the truA gene encoding tRNA pseudouridine(38-40) synthase TruA, which encodes MRFFIELAYNGKYFFGWQIQKKVSTVEEKLEYCLSKLLKTSINVVGASRTDKGVHAKQMFAHFDYEEKIENNFVDRLNIFLPNSIRVFNIFPVKKNLHARFDAIKRTYKYYLTQEKNPFNQDFSWYCFYPINIQKMNIASKKLVEYKDFSSFCKKKRTNENANNICQIYHAYWSEDNNVLCFTIEANRFLRSMVRSIIGTLIDVGRNKISIDEFTKIIELKNSNFCKLIVPACGLFLTQILYPEDIFL
- a CDS encoding Rid family detoxifying hydrolase is translated as MIPKKFSIEKIPSYGPYNTCVLVGGFLFVSGQIAIDRNTEKLVSDNIEIETRKVMENIKIILSENGIGFKNVIKTSVFVTDMNFFPKINNVYSKFFHEGDYPARETIQVSGLPKNANVEISLIAYKN
- a CDS encoding putative LPS assembly protein LptD, which gives rise to MNQIQLYIYIILFIFSISIFYGKENDDIIHHKNKNDFFFLKDVLKYKSNIQEHDIKKGKSYLRGRATIEYDNSKIEADYIELDWKNGNLYANSKEKSVFLQNKNHQYFFSKIHFDLKNKIGEAKNFYTKEENHIVIADDIFQKKEDILMKKVTYISDPFFLKNKDNFPDFYLKTDYLKYSYSKKYILSGPIFFYWYRVPLPIFFPFLYMPIKFNKAYYSIIYPKFGIQKKRIYMEDLGLFFPISDLLNFRINTSIYNTEQWKIKTKIEYKLKADHYGFINFDYQNMSNQHKNYLFQWKHNSDLKSNPKINFNASINYDNIFLHNENFSYINIRKKLSNYLWFMDIYMIQNHEKKEIKFIIPELILHTKNILFHDKKNLFLNHINIENEFHFQNYIDYQKTKYFHAEFNHNMSMTAYFPFFYPYLRISSKILYKDFYAWDFPYFHISSLQEMDVSTNILSIPFYKIWKLKDTLLLKHEIKPILSFHMIYFSPVFYNAKNHLKKRINFILNDNWIIKNTRNCMGVCKQIEIFKEINSSFIVDHNFIKWENFHIMGNTGLTKNLEAKYKVGINFLEKKHKMIYFDFSFSSNYDITFFPIKNKFQKKGKNRYDYFFFDQKNYAKYPIPFNLKIDFHSNYENFLDKKKLFYTFLSFNGSVNITKYWKISFHTDYDLLKNKIILANIIFGRDLRSFEMSFNWNIVKNSSWYFFIGLKDPYLKNIIQYNEKN
- a CDS encoding aspartate aminotransferase family protein; translation: MKKLEKDFFQYQTQINPYPMNIMVNYAEGSYIYGINGKKYLDFVAGVSVNVLGHGNKKIKEAIKKQVNKYLHTMVYGEFIQTPCIKLCKKISENIPHPLTTTYLVNSGTEAVEGALKLAKCYTGREEIISCRYSYHGSTHGSMSIMGYENYKRPFRPLLPLVKFITFNHIEELINSITEKTACVILETIQCSSGIILPDNFFLKEVRKQCDKKKALMILDEIQTGFGRTGKLFAFEHYEIVPDILIMGKGMGGGMPISGFVSSKKIMKTFIEIAPLGHLTTFGGNAVSASASLATLNQLINSNIMEKVPMKEKWIRECLIHHEIKNIHGKGLFLSFELKNKDTVEKFFKNCIKKGLILFRFLFHSNFVRISPPLTITKKEIQKGCSIIIESLNQL